The DNA region CACTCGGACTGCTTGATCAGCAGCGCGGCACCGGCATCGACCAGGCGCTGGGCGTTGCGGGTCTGCTCATCACCGCTCGTGGGGACCAGGGGGACAAAGATCGCAGGCTTGCCCAACGCACAGACCTCGGTGACTGTCCCCGCTCCCGAGCGGCTCACCAAAAGGTTGGCCAGCGCATACGCATCCCCGATCTCATCGGACTGCACAAACGCCCGCACCACCCAGCGGCTCCGCTCCCGGTCGGTGAGGGTCTTGCGGTAGGCCTCCAGCGCCTCGATATCGCTCTCGCCGCACTGGTGGAGGACGCGCGCCTGGGTCAGGAGCGTCGGGAGGGCGTCTTTGACCGCATTGTTGAGGATGCGTGAGCCCTGCGCCCCGCCCGTGACATAGATACAGGGCAGGCACTCATCGACGCCATCGAAGCCAAAGCGGCTGGCGGCGCTGTTCTTGCTCCCGGCGAAGATCACCTCGCGCACCGGGTTGCCCGTGACAAAGGCCTTCTTCTGGAGCGCGGGTGGGAGCTCCTCTTTGGCTCCCTCGAAGCTCAGCGCGATCCGCTTGGCGTAGCGCCCATTGATCTTATTGGCCAGCCCCACGGTCACGGTCTGCTCGTGCGTCAGGATCGGGATGCGTAGCGATGCCGCGGCCAGCACCGCCGGAACCGAGACATAGCCACCCGTGGCAAAGACCACATCGGGCTTGAAGTCCTTGACAGCCTTGAGCGCCTGGAAAAATCCCTGGGGCACCCGAAAGGCATCGCGCAGGTTGGCTCCCGTGAGCAGGCCCAGCGGCCCCTTCGATGAGCGCCGGAGCTTGCCGCTGGCGACTCCCA from Armatimonas rosea includes:
- the murG gene encoding undecaprenyldiphospho-muramoylpentapeptide beta-N-acetylglucosaminyltransferase, with translation MRVLVTGGGTGGHVSPALAVIQALQKREPGIVIRYVGSATGVEAKLAREAGLEFVGVASGKLRRSSKGPLGLLTGANLRDAFRVPQGFFQALKAVKDFKPDVVFATGGYVSVPAVLAAASLRIPILTHEQTVTVGLANKINGRYAKRIALSFEGAKEELPPALQKKAFVTGNPVREVIFAGSKNSAASRFGFDGVDECLPCIYVTGGAQGSRILNNAVKDALPTLLTQARVLHQCGESDIEALEAYRKTLTDRERSRWVVRAFVQSDEIGDAYALANLLVSRSGAGTVTEVCALGKPAIFVPLVPTSGDEQTRNAQRLVDAGAALLIKQSECSGESLLAAILPLLDDASRRASLGGKAKKLATPRAAEDLADAIFALGKK